One window from the genome of Polynucleobacter sp. MWH-Svant-W18 encodes:
- the fdh3B gene encoding formate dehydrogenase FDH3 subunit beta, which translates to MARMKFICDTERCIECNGCVTACKNDNEVPWGVNRRRVVTVNDGIIGQEKSVSVACMHCTDAPCMAVCPVDCFYRTDEGVVLHDKDICIGCGYCSLACPFGAPQFQSKGAFGSRSKMDKCTFCSGGPEENGSVAEFEKYGRNRLAEGKLPLCAEMCSTKALIGGDSDIISSIFNNRVATREKNGKYPGSKAFGWNTAYGGPDTPAPTPTPAAKIPGAQ; encoded by the coding sequence ATGGCAAGAATGAAATTTATCTGCGACACAGAGCGATGCATTGAATGCAATGGCTGTGTCACTGCTTGTAAAAATGATAATGAAGTGCCTTGGGGCGTGAACCGCCGCCGCGTTGTTACGGTAAATGACGGCATCATTGGTCAAGAAAAATCTGTTTCAGTAGCTTGCATGCACTGTACAGATGCGCCTTGCATGGCCGTATGTCCAGTAGACTGCTTTTATCGTACCGATGAAGGTGTAGTTCTGCATGACAAAGATATTTGTATCGGTTGTGGCTATTGCTCCTTAGCTTGCCCATTTGGTGCGCCTCAGTTCCAGAGTAAAGGAGCATTTGGCTCACGTAGCAAAATGGATAAGTGCACATTCTGTAGCGGTGGCCCTGAAGAGAATGGTAGCGTTGCTGAGTTCGAAAAGTATGGTCGTAACCGTTTGGCAGAAGGTAAGTTACCTTTGTGCGCAGAGATGTGTTCAACCAAGGCGTTGATTGGTGGTGATAGCGATATTATTTCCAGCATCTTTAATAATCGTGTAGCTACTCGTGAGAAAAACGGCAAGTATCCTGGCTCCAAAGCATTTGGCTGGAATACTGCTTACGGCGGACCTGATACTCCAGCGCCGACCCCAACGCCTGCTGCAAAAATTCCAGGAGCTCAATAA
- a CDS encoding formate dehydrogenase subunit gamma, translating into MKRSFSKVLRTLVVAAGLSLTLASGMSFAERAPMAPLPSPSGVDVPPRSVPADPSALANGTQAQSQPANPSIFIAPNSDPQNYVSIPDKQAGVLIQRAGQEWRVIRNGIITVYGGWLLAIAFFGIVAMYTLKGSIKLHEPLSGIKVKRFSAFDRFTHWAMAFSFLALAFTGLMILYGKYFAMPLMGGVAYGSFLMVCKNIHNFTGPLFTLSIVIFFLLFAGKNIPEKGDLNWLLTFGGMLSGKHVPAGFFNMGEKFWFWFGMTFLGLIISASGFVLDMIVPFMQMEYLRGTMQIANVIHSTAAILMTTMAMGHIYIGTIGMQGSIDGMKTGYVDATWAKEHHELWYDKLNK; encoded by the coding sequence ATGAAACGATCATTCTCTAAAGTTCTACGCACTTTGGTAGTGGCGGCTGGGTTGTCACTCACATTAGCTAGTGGAATGAGCTTTGCTGAGCGTGCGCCGATGGCACCCCTACCTTCCCCAAGTGGAGTAGACGTGCCTCCTAGATCAGTGCCTGCCGATCCCAGCGCTTTAGCGAATGGTACTCAGGCTCAGTCCCAGCCTGCCAATCCTTCCATCTTTATTGCACCAAATAGTGATCCACAAAACTATGTGAGCATCCCAGATAAACAGGCAGGTGTTTTGATTCAGCGCGCTGGTCAAGAGTGGCGTGTGATTCGTAACGGCATTATTACTGTTTACGGTGGTTGGCTATTGGCAATTGCTTTCTTTGGCATTGTTGCGATGTACACCCTAAAAGGTTCTATTAAGTTGCACGAGCCATTGTCAGGTATCAAAGTGAAGCGTTTTAGCGCCTTTGATCGCTTTACTCACTGGGCAATGGCTTTTAGTTTCTTGGCCCTTGCGTTTACAGGCTTGATGATTTTGTACGGCAAATACTTTGCGATGCCGCTCATGGGTGGTGTCGCCTATGGTTCATTCCTCATGGTTTGCAAAAATATTCATAATTTCACTGGCCCACTATTTACTTTGAGCATTGTGATTTTCTTCTTACTCTTTGCTGGTAAAAATATTCCTGAAAAGGGCGATTTAAATTGGCTCCTAACCTTTGGTGGGATGCTTAGCGGTAAGCATGTGCCTGCTGGGTTTTTCAATATGGGTGAAAAGTTCTGGTTCTGGTTTGGTATGACCTTCCTAGGTTTGATAATTTCAGCTTCAGGCTTTGTACTCGACATGATTGTGCCGTTTATGCAAATGGAATATTTACGTGGCACGATGCAAATTGCGAACGTAATTCATAGCACTGCTGCAATCCTGATGACGACGATGGCTATGGGCCATATCTACATCGGTACGATTGGTATGCAGGGCTCAATTGATGGTATGAAGACTGGTTATGTCGATGCAACATGGGCTAAAGAGCACCATGAGCTCTGGTACGACAAACTCAATAAATAA
- a CDS encoding ATP-binding cassette domain-containing protein — MANSSNSFERSIELRDVTVQSNGRVILNIPHALIPADRITACIGPNGAGKTTLLKLLDGLIKPDTGTVSFSFTRKTALVLHHTPLIKASTKTNLAIVRDADSSITEADIDKVIRQVGLGQLQDSPAHKLSAGERQKLCLARAILQRPNLVLLDEPTANLDPNATEQVEDMIRQFNHQGSDVIFSSHQLAQVQRLAQHIIFIDQGEIKEKGPVGPFFSDPQTQAAKRFLHQELLNG, encoded by the coding sequence ATGGCTAATTCAAGCAATTCATTTGAGCGCTCCATTGAACTTCGAGATGTCACCGTCCAAAGCAATGGCCGAGTGATTCTCAATATCCCCCACGCCCTCATTCCAGCCGACCGGATCACTGCTTGCATCGGCCCCAATGGAGCGGGCAAAACCACTCTTCTCAAGCTATTAGATGGGCTAATCAAACCAGACACTGGCACGGTCAGCTTTTCATTTACTCGCAAAACTGCCTTAGTTTTACATCACACTCCATTAATTAAAGCATCAACTAAAACCAATCTGGCCATCGTGCGTGATGCAGATAGCAGCATTACGGAAGCTGATATTGATAAAGTCATTCGCCAAGTTGGACTTGGACAACTACAAGACAGCCCCGCACACAAACTCTCTGCCGGTGAAAGACAAAAGCTTTGTCTGGCAAGGGCCATCTTACAAAGGCCCAACTTAGTTTTACTAGATGAGCCAACAGCCAACCTTGATCCAAATGCCACTGAACAAGTAGAAGATATGATTCGTCAATTTAATCACCAGGGATCGGATGTCATTTTTTCTTCGCACCAACTTGCTCAAGTACAAAGACTTGCACAGCACATCATCTTTATTGATCAGGGCGAAATAAAAGAAAAGGGACCCGTAGGCCCCTTCTTTTCTGATCCGCAAACACAAGCCGCTAAACGCTTCCTACATCAAGAATTATTAAACGGCTAG
- a CDS encoding ABC transporter permease, with protein MLTAFQDALNLLANLNAGVLGIVLVSLQVSLTALLIGTFLGLPIGALLATEEFSGKRWIIVVLNTLMGVPTVIIGVIVYLILSRTGPLGAWGWLFTVKGMIVAQILLTTPLIAALSRQILEDSWRIHRDTFLSLRLPALARFKWLIWDCRFSLTIAILAGLARAISEVGAVMIVGGNIDHSTRTMTTAIALETSKGDLPLALALGIVLLGIVLCANLFTHAVRQVAERRYG; from the coding sequence ATGTTGACCGCTTTTCAAGACGCCTTGAACTTACTTGCCAATTTAAATGCTGGAGTATTGGGCATCGTCTTGGTTTCCCTACAGGTTAGCTTGACTGCCTTATTGATTGGCACATTCCTTGGTCTGCCCATTGGCGCCCTCTTGGCGACCGAAGAATTTAGTGGCAAACGATGGATTATTGTGGTCCTCAATACCCTCATGGGGGTTCCCACCGTCATCATTGGTGTCATTGTTTACCTAATACTCTCTCGCACAGGGCCCCTAGGAGCCTGGGGATGGCTATTTACTGTGAAGGGCATGATCGTCGCCCAAATCCTGCTCACAACCCCCTTAATTGCAGCCCTAAGCCGCCAAATCCTAGAGGATTCTTGGAGAATCCATCGAGATACCTTCTTGAGCCTCAGATTACCTGCTCTTGCACGATTTAAGTGGCTTATTTGGGATTGCCGCTTCTCCCTAACGATTGCCATCCTTGCTGGACTTGCAAGAGCAATTTCTGAGGTGGGCGCCGTCATGATCGTTGGCGGAAATATTGATCACTCCACTAGAACCATGACAACTGCAATTGCACTAGAGACTAGCAAGGGGGATCTTCCATTAGCACTTGCCTTAGGAATCGTTCTCCTTGGAATTGTGTTGTGTGCCAATTTATTTACTCACGCAGTGCGACAAGTAGCGGAGCGTCGCTATGGCTAA